The Rhodococcus sp. X156 genome window below encodes:
- the lhgO gene encoding L-2-hydroxyglutarate oxidase — protein MHDYCVVGGGIVGLATALSLLQQRPGASLVLLEKEPALGRHQTGHNSGVIHSGLYYQPGSLKARLCRAGAQATKDFCARHDIPVRELGKLVVATTGREVAWMDALAERAGHNGITVARLDAAELGEREPAVAGLAALHVPVTASVDFTLVCAALRREVERLGGQVVPGAAVRAIAESATEVVVTAGEQVVSCRRLVVCGGLQADRLVALAGATPEARIVPFRGEYFQLPPHRRDVVSHLIYPVPDPDLPFLGVHLTPMVDGRVTVGPNAVLGLAREGYRRGSVDLADVRDVLGYAGFWNLARRNVRTGARELLGSASRRAFLAAARTYCPQLELADLQPHAAGIRAQAVRRDGALVHDFLLQHTARTLHVLNAPSPAATAALPIGRHVAQQCLAAEPA, from the coding sequence ACTACTGCGTGGTGGGCGGCGGCATCGTCGGCCTGGCCACCGCGCTGAGCCTGCTCCAGCAGCGACCCGGCGCGTCCCTGGTGCTGCTGGAGAAGGAGCCCGCACTAGGCCGGCACCAGACCGGGCACAACAGCGGCGTCATCCACTCCGGGCTGTACTACCAGCCGGGCAGCCTCAAGGCGCGGCTGTGCCGGGCCGGCGCCCAGGCCACCAAGGACTTCTGCGCCCGCCACGACATCCCGGTCCGCGAGCTGGGCAAGCTGGTGGTGGCCACCACCGGTCGCGAGGTGGCCTGGATGGACGCCCTCGCCGAGCGCGCCGGGCACAACGGCATCACCGTGGCGCGCCTGGACGCCGCGGAGCTGGGCGAGCGTGAGCCGGCGGTGGCCGGGCTGGCGGCGCTGCACGTGCCGGTCACCGCCAGCGTGGACTTCACCCTGGTCTGCGCCGCGCTGCGCCGGGAGGTGGAGCGCCTCGGCGGCCAGGTGGTGCCGGGGGCGGCGGTGCGCGCCATCGCGGAGTCGGCGACCGAGGTGGTGGTGACCGCCGGCGAGCAGGTGGTGAGCTGCCGCCGGCTGGTGGTGTGCGGCGGGCTGCAGGCCGACCGGCTGGTGGCACTGGCCGGGGCCACGCCCGAGGCCCGCATCGTGCCGTTTCGCGGCGAGTACTTCCAGCTGCCGCCGCACCGGCGGGACGTGGTGTCGCACCTGATCTACCCGGTCCCCGACCCCGACCTGCCGTTCCTGGGCGTGCACCTCACCCCCATGGTGGACGGCCGGGTGACCGTGGGCCCCAACGCGGTGCTCGGGCTGGCCAGGGAGGGATACCGCCGGGGCAGCGTGGACCTGGCCGACGTGCGCGACGTCCTCGGCTACGCCGGGTTCTGGAACCTGGCGCGGCGCAACGTGCGCACCGGGGCCCGGGAGCTGCTGGGCTCGGCCTCCCGGCGGGCCTTCCTGGCCGCGGCCCGCACGTACTGCCCGCAGCTGGAGCTGGCCGACCTGCAGCCGCACGCGGCGGGCATCCGCGCCCAGGCCGTGCGCCGCGACGGCGCCCTGGTGCACGACTTCCTGCTGCAGCACACCGCCCGCACCCTGCACGTGCTCAACGCCCCCTCGCCGGCCGCCACTGCCGCACTGCCGATCGGGCGGCACGTGGCCCAGCAGTGCCTGGCCGCGGAGCCGGCCTGA
- the ppk2 gene encoding polyphosphate kinase 2 — translation MTSDTDTWRQGYPYADKLRRSEYEQQKRLLQIELLKLQVWAKHVGLPLVILFEGRDAAGKGGTIKRFTEHLNPRGAHVVALEKPTERERTQWYFQRYVAHLPAAGEIVMFDRSWYNRAGVERVLGFCTDDEYWEFLRQAPELERMLVRSGIHLVKFWFSVSRLEQRSRFAKRANDPVRQWKLSPTDLESIDKWDAYTDAKETMFFYTDSEWAPWTVVKSNDKKRARLAAMRHVLSLFDYDEKDAELVGRPDPLILGPAADVYEQGEVVNRAFPAL, via the coding sequence ATGACCAGCGACACCGACACCTGGCGCCAGGGCTACCCCTACGCCGACAAGCTGCGGCGCAGCGAGTACGAGCAGCAGAAGCGGCTGCTGCAGATCGAGCTGCTCAAGCTGCAGGTCTGGGCCAAGCACGTGGGGCTGCCGCTGGTGATCCTGTTCGAGGGCCGCGACGCCGCGGGCAAGGGCGGCACCATCAAGCGGTTCACCGAGCACCTCAACCCCCGCGGCGCGCACGTGGTGGCGCTGGAGAAGCCCACCGAGCGCGAGCGCACCCAGTGGTACTTCCAGCGCTACGTCGCCCACCTGCCCGCCGCCGGGGAGATCGTCATGTTCGACCGGTCCTGGTACAACCGGGCCGGCGTCGAGCGAGTGCTGGGCTTCTGCACCGACGACGAGTACTGGGAGTTCCTGCGCCAGGCCCCCGAGCTGGAGCGGATGCTGGTGCGCTCGGGCATCCACCTGGTCAAGTTCTGGTTCTCGGTGTCGCGCCTGGAGCAGCGCAGCCGCTTCGCCAAGCGGGCCAACGACCCGGTGCGCCAGTGGAAGCTCTCCCCCACCGACCTTGAGTCCATCGACAAGTGGGACGCCTACACCGACGCCAAGGAGACGATGTTCTTCTACACCGACAGCGAGTGGGCGCCGTGGACGGTGGTGAAGAGCAACGACAAGAAGCGGGCCCGGCTGGCCGCCATGCGGCACGTGCTCAGCCTGTTCGACTACGACGAGAAGGACGCCGAGCTGGTGGGCCGGCCCGACCCGCTGATCCTGGGTCCCGCCGCCGACGTCTACGAGCAGGGCGAGGTGGTCAACCGGGCCTTCCCCGCCCTGTGA
- a CDS encoding SRPBCC family protein, whose protein sequence is MTTERFEVQRQVAASPADVFALLCDPQGHVRIDSSGMLQSAEGDAVRAVGDEFLVHMDRESLNDFPMGKYDVTVIITALVPDELIEWTISGTIQPPIRHLYGYRLQAREGGTLVTSYYDWSEIDDRFRDKGVFPVIPEAGLRATLGILARTVEQPAVAAG, encoded by the coding sequence ATGACGACGGAGCGCTTCGAGGTCCAGCGGCAGGTGGCCGCGTCCCCCGCGGACGTGTTTGCGCTGCTGTGTGACCCACAGGGACACGTGCGCATCGACAGCTCCGGGATGCTGCAGTCCGCCGAGGGCGACGCGGTGCGTGCGGTGGGCGACGAGTTCCTGGTGCACATGGACCGGGAGTCGCTCAACGACTTCCCCATGGGCAAGTACGACGTCACGGTGATCATCACCGCCCTGGTGCCCGACGAGCTGATCGAGTGGACGATCTCCGGCACCATCCAGCCGCCCATCCGGCACCTCTACGGCTACCGGCTCCAGGCCCGCGAGGGCGGCACCCTGGTCACCTCCTACTACGACTGGAGCGAGATCGACGACCGCTTCCGCGACAAGGGCGTCTTCCCGGTGATCCCGGAGGCCGGGCTGCGCGCGACGCTGGGCATCCTGGCCCGCACCGTGGAGCAGCCCGCCGTCGCTGCCGGCTAG
- a CDS encoding putative leader peptide: protein MEATVQALPTPSMIRPAFSRRRHVDLCRTAGASCRPGTA, encoded by the coding sequence ATGGAGGCAACCGTGCAGGCCCTGCCCACCCCGAGCATGATCCGACCCGCCTTCTCGCGCCGGCGGCACGTCGACCTGTGCCGCACCGCCGGCGCCAGCTGTCGGCCCGGCACCGCCTGA
- a CDS encoding ABC transporter substrate-binding protein, which produces MLATTVLSVVLVGCSTDEPPAPVLAADGSIDLSGVTLHVGDQVQSVQSVLKVSGQLDELPYKVEWASFTAGPPLLEALNAKAIDLGSVGDSPPVLAQAAGIEARIVSVEERDKANDFLLTRDGTGIRTAADLKGKSVAVAKGSSSHGLLIGLLQQAGLSQDDVTVRYLAPPDAQSAFAAGQVDAWAVWNPYYAVAIASAGAKVVADGTTLSTGYTYTVASTAALADPTTEAAIKDFLVRLVKARAWAAAHPDQWVPVYSQLTNLPASVATVTFDTSRGRAIPIDDRVIARQQELADRFAAVRLIPSAPKVRDFFDDRFNADVTAAQP; this is translated from the coding sequence GTGCTGGCCACCACCGTCCTGTCCGTCGTCCTCGTCGGCTGCAGCACCGACGAGCCACCCGCCCCGGTGCTCGCCGCCGACGGCTCGATCGACCTGTCCGGGGTGACCCTGCACGTGGGCGACCAGGTGCAGTCGGTGCAGTCGGTGCTCAAGGTCTCCGGCCAGCTCGACGAGCTGCCGTACAAGGTGGAGTGGGCCAGCTTCACCGCCGGACCGCCGCTGCTGGAGGCACTCAACGCCAAGGCGATCGACCTCGGCAGCGTGGGCGACAGCCCGCCGGTGCTGGCGCAGGCGGCCGGCATCGAGGCACGGATCGTCTCGGTGGAGGAGCGCGACAAGGCCAACGACTTCCTGCTCACCCGGGACGGCACCGGCATCCGCACGGCCGCCGACCTCAAGGGCAAGAGCGTGGCGGTGGCCAAGGGTTCCAGCTCGCACGGCCTGCTCATCGGGCTGCTGCAGCAGGCGGGGCTGTCCCAGGACGACGTCACCGTGCGCTACCTCGCCCCGCCGGACGCCCAGAGCGCGTTCGCGGCCGGGCAGGTGGACGCCTGGGCGGTCTGGAACCCCTACTACGCGGTGGCGATCGCCAGCGCCGGGGCGAAGGTGGTGGCCGACGGCACCACGCTGTCCACCGGCTACACCTACACCGTCGCCTCCACCGCGGCACTGGCCGACCCCACCACGGAGGCGGCCATCAAGGACTTCCTGGTGCGGCTGGTCAAGGCGCGCGCCTGGGCCGCGGCGCACCCCGACCAGTGGGTGCCGGTCTACTCCCAGCTGACCAACCTCCCGGCCTCGGTGGCCACCGTCACCTTCGACACCTCCCGGGGCCGGGCGATCCCCATCGACGACCGGGTGATCGCCCGCCAGCAGGAGCTGGCCGACCGCTTCGCCGCCGTCAGGCTCATCCCGTCCGCACCGAAGGTCCGCGACTTCTTCGACGACCGGTTCAACGCCGACGTCACGGCGGCCCAGCCGTGA